CTGAAGGCCCTGGGCGACGGCGACGCAGAGAAAGGCGAGAAGCTCCTGCAGGAGCGGATGGAGAAGGCCGCGAAGGCCCTCGCCGCCAACGACCCCGCGGGCGCGGAGAAGATCTACCAAGAAGAGATCCCTCCCGGCCTGGCCGACGCCTACATCTACCTCAAGCAGTTCGAGGCGCAGAAGACCCGCCTGGTCAGCCTAGTCGCGATCGCGGCCTGGGAAGAGGACGTCAACGCCCGCCATGCCGAAGGGGCGAAGCAGGCCAACAGCTTTTGGTCGATGTTCGGAGAATTCGTCGACGTGGTCGGCGGAGACCCGACGGAACAAGACAAGCTCGCCATCGAGGCCCGCAAGGAACTGAACCTGGTCCACGCGGTCCGCGACCGCCTGGCCCTCGGCAAGGCCAACACGCTCGAGGAGGCCCTCAAGGACGTCGAGGCCACCGAGAAGGGCGAGCTGAAGGATCAGGCGACCGCACAGCTGGCCCAGGTCGCCAAAGGCGAGGACCCCGGCATCCTGCCGCTCTCTAAGGTCGTCGAACTCACCAAAAAGCCGAAGATGAGCTCGGAGGCCGCGGGCACCCTGATGACCTACGCCGACTCGATGGGGACCTTCGGCGGCCGACCCAAGATGCGGACCCTGCTCTACGCGGCCGTCCAGACCTTCTCCAAGGACAAGGAACAGCAGGACAGGGCGGCGGCGGGATTGAAAGAGCTGGCCGAGAAGTAATCCGATTTCCCTTTCACTCCATGCGGTGAAGCCTCGTTTCGGGGCTTCACCGCTGCTTTTTGAAGATAAGCCGCTATGGTCCCATCCATTCCTCGTAGTAAGGATGAATTTCTTTTTCCGTGGGGCCGATTTTCCCGCGACCCCTTTGTGCCCACATTCTCCGATCCGCCGGCGGGTCCGGAAAAATCCTTCGAAGGCACACACCTATTCAACCTGCTTACGAAGAAATACGACCATCTCCCGACGCGCTTGCTTACGCAAAATTTCGCCCCGGACATCGAAGGAGCCATTCCTCCCCACCCTGCAGCTCTACGGCAGGCGGAGATCTTCCGCAAAAATGGCAAAAACCATTTTGAAACAGGGGAATTCAAAAAGGCCCTGGCCTGCTACCGTGCAGCCCACCGGTTACTGCCCCAGGACAAAGGCATCCTCCACGGTTTCGCGAGGTTGGAAGCCAAGGCTAAAAACTGGGTGCCGGCCCGCGATTACTACGACAAACTCATAGCCCTAAGCCCCGGACATTGGATAGCTCGAGCCGAGCGATTTGCGGTGAATTCCCGAATTGCGGAGAACCGAGCGGTTAGGGGAATGCCCCCGATCGAACTGTCGGATGCCGAGATTTTGGAAGGAAATTTGGATAGAGCGGCACGGATAGCAGTGTCCCTCCCCCGCCACCTTGAAGATGTGAAGTTGCTGGAAACTTACTTGGCAGAATGGCGGAACTTCCCCCTGGGGGATAAGATCGACTTATTGAAAGGTTCGTTCCTAGTGCCCTTTGATTTTCTGACCCGGGCGCAACTTCCCTTTCCGGGTCCAGCGGATCCGCAATTCGTCCCGGATCGGCTCCGAATATTAGCCACGGAGCATTTCGCGGTATGGTTGCGATTCGCCAAGGCCGACTCCGATCCCGCAATCCGAGGTTTTGTCCCGTTGTTGGAGGCGTACCATGCCTTGTGCGAGGGGCGCGAAGCGGATGCCAAGAAATATTTCACCCAAGTCCGGGAAGAGGGATTTCGTACCCTCGGGGACGGCGATGTGGCGCTGGGAAGAAAACAATTCTACAAAAGGCTAGAGGAGGTCGAACGTCTAATCAAATTCGGCAAGCCAGACCAAGCTAGGAATTTATTCCAAGAGCAGATCCCCCTGGGCCTGGCCGACGCCTACCGATATTTAAAGCCTTATGACGGCGCCAAGACGCGCTTGATAGGACTTTTGGCGATCGGCGCTTGGGAGGAAGACATCCGCGCCCGCTACCAAACCCTGGCCGAAGCTGCCGGTGCGCCTGACGAACGAAGCGATCCATCGCTACGCCGGCTGGAGGAGGGGGAGATCTCCTTGGTCCACGCGGTGCGCGATCGTTTGGCGTGGGGAACCTCCGACAATATCGAGTCCGCCCTGCTGCACGTCCAGGCCTCGGAGCGAGGCGAGCTCAAGGAGCTCGCCGCGACCGCGCTGTGGCAAATCAATAGCGAGACAAGTCCCGGCCTCCCCCTCTCTAAAATCTTTTCGCTGGCCAGCACCCCTTGGATGGACCCAAACGCCGCGGACCTCTGGCTTTTTGCCGCCGACACCGCGGAGGACCTTCCGAGCCGCAAGAAATTGCAAATCCTGCTGTATTCGGCGGTGCATGCCTTTTCCCCGAATCGGACCCAGCGAAACCGAGCCGGAGACGACCTTCGAGTCAGCGTTATAAGTTATTGATTTTAATTATAAAATTTATAAAATACGAAGCTCGCATTATTTTCTCCCCTTTCTCTTCCATTCTTGAGAAACCCTAGCTGACGGAGCGGACCGGCCGACGCCGTCTCGCCGCCGCCCGAGCGCAACTTTCCCGGGCGACCGACGATAAAGGCCAAAAATACGGGGCACATGTCTGACCTTTCTCGGCGAAGGACCTTCGCCCGCTTGCCCCATCATGTTTATTAAGAACTCTCCGGCCGCCCTCCTGAATGGGGTATGGGCTCATTAGGTCTCGCGGCCCGAGAGCGTACGTTCATGACCGCCTCCAGGCTCTCGCAGCCGTTAGCAGTATCGACGGCCACGGCCCAGCCGGCACCCGCGCCGACCTCCGTCGCCCGCGCGGCGCTGGACGATTTCGCCCGGGCGCTGCCCGTCCTGCCCGGCTCGGCCCCAAAGGCCCTGCTCGCCCGGCTGGACGAGCTCCGCCGCGAGACGGACGAAGGTCTGCTTCTGACCGATCTCCTGGCGCTCGGCATCCAGCTGAAATCCGAACACCGCGCCGAGGCCGCCTACGCCCTGCTCTCGCGCTTAAGCCAAGAAGACATCGCCGACCCGGTCCGCGCCAAGGCCCGTGCCGAGGCCGACGCCATCGAGGGCAAGGGCGCCGCGGGACCGCGCGCCGAATTCCTGCTCTCCCGTTTTTGCAAAGACGCCACCGACGCGCGGGTCATCGCGCCGATGATCGCGGCCACGCTGGTCGGCCAAGTCGCCGGCACCGCCGCCCTCGGCCGCCTGATGGGCCGCCCGGCCTCCTGGCTGACGCGAGGTTTCGGCGCCGAACTCGGCGCGGGGGCCTTCGGCTACGGCGCCGAGGTCGTCACCTTCGCGGGCTTGAATCGCGCCCTCGCCCCGCATCCCAACGGACCCTTTTCACACGACCTGGCGCGCTCGGCGCTCACCATCGGCGCGCTGAAGCTCTCTGGTTTCGCCGTCAACTCGGCCCTCGCCGGGCCGGGCACTCGTTTCGTCGCGCGCGGCCGGGCCCCGACCCTGCCCTTCGCGGCGCACCAGGCCGGCGCCTTCGTCGGCCTCACCGCCTCGCACAAGCTCGAGGAGCATTGGGGACTCAGGCCCCGCGTCGAGGGCTCCACCTTCCTGCTCGACACCTTCGCCTCGCTGGTCAGCCTGGGCGTCGGGGCTCACCTGGGCCAACGCGCCTTGGGCGAGCGCTTTGCCGACTTCCGGAGCGAGCTGGGCATGGCCGCGAAGCTGCAAAAATACCGCCCGCAAGAAAAGGCGCGCGCCCTGCTCTCGCCCGCCGTGGCCGGCGGCGACGGCCGCGGTCTTCCCCCGATCCTGATGATGAGCATGGGCCAGCCGCCGGGCGGTCCCAAGGGCGGTCGGCCCAGCAAGGGCACCTCCTGGCAAGAGTCCCAGGTTCCCGAACCTTCCGACCCGCTTAACGGCCATATCTCGGTGACTCCGGCGGATGTCATGCCAAGGGCGCCCACCGAGCCGCCCGACCCCTATATCGGCACCGTCTTTGAAGGCCGTTACCGCATCAACCGGAAGTTAGGCCACGGCGGCATGGGAGTGGTCTACGAGGCCGTGCATGAGATTATCGGCAAGAAGATGGCCCTCAAACTGCTCCGCCGGGATGCCATGACCAAAGAAATGGCCGAGCGCTTTCTCAACGAGGCCAAGGCCGCCAGCATGATCGGAAACCCTCACATCATCGAGATCACCGATTTCGGCAGGCTTGCGGAGGGCACGCCCTATTTCGTCATGGAATACCTGGAAGGCACCTCGCTCTACGGTCTGATCGAAGGCGATCGACCGGTGCCGATCCCGCGTCTGGTAAACATCGCACGGCAGATCGCGGAGGGACTCGCCGACGCCCACAAGGCCGGCATCGTCCACCGCGACCTCAAGCCGGAAAATATCTTTTTGATCAACAAGGGCAGCAAGGTCGACTTCGTCAAGATCCTGGACTTCGGCATCGCCAAGATCGCCAACGGCGGCAGCAAAGAAAAACTGACGCAGGCGGGCGTGCCCTTCGGAACGCCTCAGTACATGTCTCCGGAGCAATCCGCGGGGCAGCCGACGATCGACCATCGCACCGACGTCTACGCCTTCGGCATGCTGCTCTACGAGATGGCCACCGGTCGCCTCCCCTTCAACTTCGAAAATTTTCAGGAGACGCTCAACGCGCAGATGTACGTGACGCCGGTGCCGCCCAGCGAAATGCAGCCGGTGAAGCAGCCCATCCCGCCCGGGTTGGAAGCGATCATCATGAAGGCCATCTCCAAGCGCCCCGAAAATCGCTACCAATCGATGAACGAAATCATCGTCGAGCTGGACAAGCTGCAGTCCGGCCTCGTGCCCGTCGCCGTCACCGAGCTCAAAAACCGCTCGGAAAGCGCGGACCTTCCGGTCGATTATTTCCGCACCGGTCTCACGCCCACCAACCTGCGCCGTTCGCGCCGCCATTGGCCGATCTTCGCGGGCATCGGCATCGGCGGGGCCTCGGCCCTCGCCGCGGCCTTCTACGCGTTGAGCCGCAGCAACGGCGTCACGGCCCAGCCCACCGCCGTTCCGCCGCCGGACGACAAGCCCAAGCCTGACGCCGCCCCGGTCGACACGGCTCCAACGGTCACCTCGCTCAAGCGCCAGGTGGAGGTCAACGTCGACCCCGTGGACGCGCGCGTCTTCCGCAACGGCGAGGATCTGGGCAACAACGTGGTGAAGGTCGAGATGGATCCGGGCCAGAAGGTCGAGCTCGAGGTGAAGCGCGATGGCTACAAGAGCCGCAAGATCACCCTCGACGGCCTGGAAGAGAGCGTCACCGTGAAGCTGGAGAAGGAAAAGGCCGTCCGGCCCCGCCCGAGCGGCAATCCCTCGGGTTCGGGAAAGCCGAAGACCAAGCCGACAAATTCCGGCGAAGTCATCAGTCCTTGGAAGTGATCTCGTCGCCCAAAGACTGCCCCTTGCGCCCGCCGTGCTCGATGTGGCTCGGGGCCTTCATCCCCAACAGCACCTTGGAGAATTCCAGAGAGCGCTCGACCAGCGCCTTCGCGCCCGCGCGTAGCTGGCGGCTGCGCTCGACGTAGGCGACGTTGCGCTCCATGTTCTCCATCGACCAGCCCAGGGAATGGGCGATGAAGGGAAAGGTCGGGAACATGAAGCCCAGCTCGGCAAAAAACCCCAGCATCTCTCCGGCCACCGATTGAATGTTGTCCTGCCCGCCCGTGATGATGAAGGCCGCGACCTTGTTGCGGATCAAGACCCGGTCCGCGGTGGTGATCTGGTTTTGGATGCAGTTCATGCGCTCGACCATCTTGTGGTACAGCCCGCTCGCCGAGCCCCAGCGAATGGGCGTCGCGACCACCACCACGTCGGCCCAGTGCACGAAGGCCTCGTAGACCTGGTCGAGTTCGTCCTTGCTGTCGAACTGGGTGATCGCGCAGGGCCAAATGCAGGCCTGCGCGCTCTTCGAATAATAGCCCTCGCAACTCTTGAAATTAAGATCGTTGAGTCGGATCAGGCGGGTGAGGGCGCCGTGGTCGCGCGCGGCGCTCTCCAAGGCCGACTCGAGCAGGGCGTCGGAGGTGGAATAGCGGGGATGGCCGCGCGTCATCGCGGTCGTCGAGATGCCGACGACCCGCAGCGGACCTTCCTCCCGCTTCGGCTCGCGGGCCAGGGGATGGGGCTCATGCCTGCCCTTGTGGCGCTTGGTGGCGGCCTCGAGGTTGACCCAGAGGTGCCCGCCCTCTTCCTTCAATTCATAGGTCGGCACCCGCGAATCGCCCATCTCGGGACGCACCGCGCCGGTCTCACGGTGGAAGCGCCAATAATGCCAGGGACAGACAACGTAGCCGTCGATGAGCGTCCCTTTACCCAGGGGACCGCCGATGTGGTTGCAGACGCCGGAGATGGCGGCGAACTTGCCGTCGAGATAGGTCAACGCGATCTTGGTCTTGCCGATCACGACCTCGCGCAGGGCGGCGCCTTTCAGCGCGTGCACGGGACCCAGATCGTGCCAGGCGGGCGAGCTCATGGGGACATAGTATCGGAAGCCCTCTCCTCCTGGCAATTTCTCCTTTCAGGAAGATTCCGGCCGCGAGGGGTGCTCCACCGTCTCGAGCCAATACCGCGAGAGATTGCGAAGCACCTCGACGATCTGCTCGAAGCGGACCGGCTTTCGGATGAAGCTCCCGCCCAGGCTGTAGGTGTATAGGATGTCCTCGTCGTTGCGGGAGGTGGTGAAGACCACGACCGGGATCATGCGCAGTCCGGGGTTCGACTTGATCTCCTGCAGGGCCTCGCGTCCGTCTTTTTTCGGCATGTTGAGGTCGAGCAGGATCAGGTGCGGGCGCGGCACAGAGATATCCGCGGCGTAGGCCCCGCGGCGCAGGAGGTAGTCCATCAGCTCCTCGCCGTCGCGAACCCAGCGCAAATCCACGCCGGCCCTAGCCTCGGCGAAGGCATCCTTGGCCAACAAAAAATGGTCCTCGTCGTCCTCCGCCAAGAGCACGACTTTTCTAGGGTTATGACCGCTCACCCGGAGGCTCCTTGGGCAGGCGCAGGCGGAAGGTCGATCCCGCGCCGGGTTCGCTGGTCACGGAGATCTCGCCTCCGTGCCGCTGCACGATCTTTTGGCAGATCGCCAGCCCCATGCCCGTACCTTCGTATTCTTGACGACCGTGCAGCCTTTGAAAAGGTTTAAATATCACCTCGGAGAATTTCGCGTCGATCCCGATGCCCCGATCCCGAATCTCGAGCTCCGCAAAACCGTCCTCCGACATGCGGCCCGAGACGCTCACCCGGGGAGGCTCGCCGGGCTTGTGGAACTTCAGGGCGTTCCCCAGAATATTCTGGAAGAGTTGGAGCATCTGCGAGCGGTCCGCCTGAACCGCCGGCAGGCGCCCTACCTCGACCTCGGCCCCGGTCTCCGCGATCCGCAACTCCAAGACCCCCAAGACCTCCTTGACCACCCCTTCGAGTTCGACGTTCTCGAAGGGCTTGGCGCGCGTCGTGACCCGCGCGTACTGCAGCAGGTCGTCGATCAATTGCCGCATCCGCAACGCCGCCTTCTGGATGCGCTCCAGGCTGTCCAAGCCCTTCTCGCCCAAGGCCTCTCCGGCGTTGGTCCGGAGCCGGTCCCCAAAGGCGATAATTTTATGCAAGGGCTCCTGCAGGTCGTGGGAGGCGACGTAGGCGAAGTCCTGCAACTCCTTGTTGGAGCGCGCCAGCTCGAGGCCCTTCTGCCGGATTTCCTCCTCCGCCCGCTTGCGGTCGGTGATGTCGCGGATGAAGGCGCTGAAGAGGAAGTTCTCTCCCCAACGCAGGGGGCTGACCGTGATCTCGACGGGAAATTCGTGGCCGTCGGCGTGGCGGGCCATGGTCTCGACCCGGCGGTTGAGCATGCCCTCCTGCCCGCTGCGCAGGAAACGGCGGCGAATCCTCAGGTAGAGATCCCGGTAACGCGGCGGAATCAGGATCTCGGTGTCCTTGCGCCCCATCGCCTCCAAGCCCGACCAACCGAAGATCTTTTCGGCCTGGGGATTCCAATAAATGATATGGCCCTCGGCGTCGATGACCACCACCGCGTCCAGGGCGTGGTCGACGATGGTGCGGATTCGCTCCTCGCTCTCCTTGAGCTTTTGCTCCGCCTGGCGGCGCGCCGTGACGTCGGAGGCGGTGCCCGTGGACCCCAGGACCTCGCCGGCGTCGTTGCGGACCACGATGGCGTTATAGCTCAAGTAAACCGGCCTGCCGTCCTTCCGGATGTGGATCGTCTCGTACTTGAAAAAGGGCTGCCCCTGCTTCACCTTTTGGAAGGTCTCCAGGTCGATGCGTGCCTGTTCCGGGCTTTCGAAATCGGTGAAGGGCCGGCCCAGCATCTCCTCCGGCTCGTAGCCGTAGATACTCCGCGTCGCCTGCCGGTTGAGGAAGGTCCAACGGCCCTGCGCGTCCACCGACCAAATCAGGTCATGCGAGGTCTCGACCAGGTCCCGGTATTGTTTCTCACTGCGCTTCAGCTCTTCCTCGGCGCGGGCGTGCTCCGCGATCTCGCGCCGCAGCTCTTCGTTGATCCGGGACATCTCCTCCGTCCGCTCCCGGTGAAGTTTTTCCAGCGAGGCCGTGGTGCGGGCCAGCTCGGTGACGTCGCGGAAGCTCCAGACCCGGCCGACCGCCTCGGATTCGATCATCTGGGGTTTGGAGTAGCGCTCGAAGATCCGGCCGTCCTTGAAATGCAGGATGTCGAAGCTCTCCGCCTCCGGGTGGGCGTAAAGGTCGCGGACCTTTTGCAAAAAGCCCTCGGGATCCTCCAGCTGGTCGAGGACGAAGGCCAGGGCCGCCCGGTCGTCCCGCGAGCCGATGATGGCCTCCGGAATTCGCCACATCTCAAGGAATTTCTTGTTAAATCCGACAATCCGGCCGCTAAGGTCGACGACCAGGATGCCGTCCGCGGTCGAGTCGAGGGTCGCCCGAAGCAAAGACAGGGCCCGCTCGCTGTCCTCCAGGCGCCTGGGATCCGCCACCGAGCTCCGTCCGGCCCTGCGCCGGAAGCCCCACCAGCCGGCCAGGCCCCCGGCCAGGAAGGCGGCCAACAAAGCCCAGAAAAAGTTGAGGGAAAGGCCCATAGCCACGGTCTGGATCTTACCTTAGGCGGGGTTTTATGGCTAAAATAGAAAATTAAGGCGGTCGGGCTCAAATATTGGTTGTACAGACGGCGGGGTCTCTGCTAAATCCACCTCCCGTTCATTGAGGGTAAGAGTCCGGTGGCCACAGGGTAAGGCGGAGATTCCGATGATCCCAAAGACCAAAAGGGTGCTCGTCATCGACGACGACCCCGATATCTTGACCCTGCTGAAAGAGACCCTCGAAGCCAACCATTTCGACTGCAACACCGCGCTCTCTCCGCAGGAAGGCCTCGACAAGGCCGTCGACTTCAAACCCCACTTGATCCTGCTCGACCTCATGCTCCCCGGCATGAGCGGCTTCGGCTTCATGCGCGAATTAAAGAAGCACAAAGAGCTCGCCGGCACCCCTATTGTCGTACTCACCGCCCTGTCCGACGAGGAGATCGCCGAAGAAAGCCTCTCGCTGGGGGCCAAGGGCTACTTAAGCAAGGCCTGCAACGCCAAAGAGCTGGTCACCATGGTGCAGGCCTATTCGGATTAGGGCTCTTTTTTTCATACCCACGGTTCGCGATTTTCATTAGACAGGTCCCATGAAGCGATCTCTCCTCGGGACTTTATCCATCGCGATTTGTCTTTACCTTTGCCCAGCCGGCCTGCGGGCCGACCCGGCCGCCTTCAAGCGCGGCTACGAATCTTTCTTGCAAGGGGACTACGGCAGCGCCGTCGCCCAGCTCTCTTCCCAGGCGGAATCCAAAGGACCGCTGCGGGATTACGTCCTCTGGGCCCTGGGCAAATCCCGGCTTGAAACCGGCGACAACGAGGGCGGCCGCAAGACCCTCGAGGCCCTGTTGCGGGACGAACCCGGCAGTCTTTTCGCCGACGCCGCCCAGGTCCAGATCGGCCGCTCGCTGCAGGCCCAGGGCGAGGCCGCCCGCGCCAAGGAGCACCTGCAAAAAATCCTCCCCGGCCTCGGCGAGGCCAGTCGCGGCGAGGCCCTCTATTATCTGGGTTTATCCAAGCTCTCCCTGAAGGAGACCGAGGCGGGGCTCGCCGATCTCAAGGAGGTCTACCTCAAGTATCCGACCAGCCCCGTCGCCGACCAGGCCTTGAGCCAGCTCACGCAGGCCTCCGGAGGCCGGACCCCAACCTGGGGCACGGCCGAATACCTGCCGCGCGCCGAGGCCTTCTTTCAAGCGAAGAGCTACACGAAGGCCCTTCAAGTCTACGAACAAATCATCACCGGCGGGGAGCCCGGGCTGCGCGACTTGGCCCGGGTGAAAAAGGGTGAATGCCTCTTCAACCTGAAGCGCTACGGCGACGCCGTGCTCTTCCTCGAACCCGGCCCCTCGGTGCCGGTCGAGATTGCGCGCGGCGCCCTGCTCGACCTGGGCATGAGCCGCCTGCGCAGCCAGGACGAGGCCGGCGCGGTCGCAACCTTCGAGCGGGTGCAGAGGCTCTATCCCGGGACCCCCGAGGGCGAGGAGGCATTGTACCGCGCGGGGATGATCGCCCATCAGGCCGGCCGCCTCTCCGAGGCCGCCGAGGTCTTCCGGCGCCTGGCCCAGGCCTACCCACAGGGGAATTTTCGCGACAAGGCCCTCTGGGCCGCCGCGTGGAACGCCTACCGGCGCGGGAACTGGGACGAGAGCCTGCAATGGCTGAGTTCGATGGAACAAGGCGCCGCCGACGCAGCCACGCGGGGCAAGGCCCTGTACTGGCAGGCCCGCGTGCAGGAGCGTCAGGGAAAAAAGAGCGAGGCCCAGGCGACCTTCGCCAAGGCCGCCCAGGCCTCTCCTTATAGTTACTACGGCTTCATGGCCCTGAAGAAAACCAAGGGTCCGGAGCCCTTCCCCGAGACCCCGGCCGTCCCGCCCGAGTGGAAGGCGCCGCCGCCGGCGCCGCGGGGCGCGGGCGACGGCAAGGCCGGGACGCACGGGGACCTACACCTGCGCAAGGCGGAGGCCCTGGTGCCGATCGGCCTGGGCCGGCTCGCCCCGGCGGAGGTCGAGGCGGCGCTCAAGCAAAACGAAGGACATCCCGCGGGCCTGGCCGCACTGCTCGAGGCCGGAAAGAAAAGCTCGGCCTATTTCATACCTGTGCAATTCGGGCAAAAGTATTGGGACCGCTTCAAGGGGCTCTTCGCCGACGCCGCCTCGGCCGAGAGCTACCGCAACCGCCTGCTCTATCCCTACGCCTACCGCGGATTGATCGAAAAGGCCGCCGCCCGTTTTTCGGTGCCGCCGCACCTGGTGGTGGCGCTGATGCGGCAGGAGAGCGGCTTCATGCCCTGGATCAGCTCCGGCGCCAATGCGCAGGGCCTGATGCAGATGATCCCCTCGACGGCGGCGGGCCGCGCGAAGGCGCTGGGCATCCCGCCCGGGAATCTCTTCGATCCGGAATACAACATCCCACTGGGCACCGCTGAGCTGAAGGCCATGCTGGACCGCTTCGGCGGCAACTGGGCCCTGGCCTTCGCCGGCTACAACGCGGGCCCGGGGCGGGCGCGGCAATGGGACGAATCCTTCGGGAGCCTGCCTATCGACGAGTTTGTCGAGGAGATTCCTTTCTCGGAGACGAATCTCTACGTGAAGTTGGTAATGCGGAATTACTGGTCGTACAAAACCTTGTACCCCTAAGGCGCCCTAATAGGATGCAGGACACCCCCCGGAAACAGGCCGAATTTGTCCAAAATGCGAGAGGATTTTCGTTGAATACGGCCCCTCCCTAAATTAGAGAGGCTCCTGCACTCCCATGAAATCCGGGAACCCTTTACTCAGTCATAACGGAGGAAAATATGCGTAAATTTCTTATCGGCATCGCCTGTCTAACGGCCTGCCTGACCTACCCAGGCGCCAGTCAAGCCGCTTCATTGACGGTCACCTGGGACGGCAGCAACGGGCCAGGCTCGATGGCGTTAGATGTCGACGACACGGGCGGGGCCGACGACGATTACAATTTCACATTCAACGGAGCCGACCATACTTCCACCACCGACTTCATCGTCTCCGACGGAAACGGCGTCGCCATTGGCGACTCAGACTTGACCCCCTTGGACTTTTTAGGCAACGGACTCGCCGTTTTCACGGGCCCCTTCGCCAACCTTCCCAACGTGGATCAATTGGTGTTGGAAACGGACACCCCCTTCACCCCGATCACCATGTCGGTCAACAATACCGCCCTGACCCTCGAGCAAATCGTCTACGTCAACAACACGAAGGACTACGCCATCATCGAGCTGCGGGCCGTCAACAACGGCGCTGCGGCCAGCCCGGTGTTCATCGCCGTGGCCAACGACTGGGACATCGACGGCAACAGCACCGACGGCAGCAGCGACTTCGACGCCGCCCGAAACATGGTGATTCAATTCGACGAGCCGGGACCCGACAACTATTCCATCGGAATGGCCTCGTTGAACAATCCGGTGGACCAATTCCTCCTCGGCACCTGCTGCGGGATGACGGACAGCATCGACAACGACCCCGAGCACGCCGATCCCTACGTCCTCCAACGGCATTTCCTCAATAACACCAAACCCACCGAGGAATGCGACGACGGCGGCAACGCACCCGCCGACGGCGGCGCCGACACCTGTTCGCCCAAATGCCGCACCGCAGTCGCCGGACAGGCCTGCGGTAACGGCACCCCGGAAGGCGACGAAGAGTGCGACGACGGTAACCTCGCCAACGGCGACGGCTGCGACAATCGCTGCCTCGACGAAAACAGCCTCTGCGGCAACGGGGTCCTGGACCCAGGCGAGGAATGCGACGATGCCGGCCGCGCCAGCGGCGACGGTTGCTCGCTGGAATGCACCTCCGAATTCTCCTACAACGACTCCGATTTTTGCGGCGACGGCATCGTCAACAACGGCGCCACGGGATTCCAAGCGGACCCCTCCAACGACAGCGACCTCGAATCCTCCCTCTCGGTGAAATTCGCGAGCGTCGCCCCCGGCCAGGGCGCCGCGGCGGCCTTCTGCATCCTCGGGGCCACCGGCACCGACATGGCGAACAGCGAGGCCAACCTCAAGGCCAAGGCCGACGACTGCCTCGCCTTCTACCAACAGAACATCGCCGTCTGCGGCAACGGCCTGCAGAACGCCGGCGAGGAGTGCGACGACGGAAACACCGCCGACAACGACGGCTGCGACAGCAATTGCACCGTCACCGGCTGCGGCAACGACATCGTCAATCCCGGCGAGGCCTGCGACGACGGCAACATCCAGGACGGCGACGGCTGCTCCGCGACCTGCCAAGTAGAGGGCACCTGCGGCGACGGCATCGTCGACGCCGGCGAGGAATGTGACGACGGCAACACCAACGACAACGACCTCTGCGACAACGCCTGCGCGGTCAACCCGACCCCGCTGTTCCAGGGCTCCGGTTGCGGCCTGGCGACCGGCGGTGCGGCGACGTCCGCGGCCCTATCCCTCTGGGTCCTGTTGGGCCTGGGCGGCCTGGCCCTGCGCCGACGCCTCCAGTAATCCCCTTCCCGGGCCTCCCGGCCCCGGATGAAAAAACGGCC
This sequence is a window from Deltaproteobacteria bacterium PRO3. Protein-coding genes within it:
- a CDS encoding Rieske 2Fe-2S domain-containing protein, which codes for MSSPAWHDLGPVHALKGAALREVVIGKTKIALTYLDGKFAAISGVCNHIGGPLGKGTLIDGYVVCPWHYWRFHRETGAVRPEMGDSRVPTYELKEEGGHLWVNLEAATKRHKGRHEPHPLAREPKREEGPLRVVGISTTAMTRGHPRYSTSDALLESALESAARDHGALTRLIRLNDLNFKSCEGYYSKSAQACIWPCAITQFDSKDELDQVYEAFVHWADVVVVATPIRWGSASGLYHKMVERMNCIQNQITTADRVLIRNKVAAFIITGGQDNIQSVAGEMLGFFAELGFMFPTFPFIAHSLGWSMENMERNVAYVERSRQLRAGAKALVERSLEFSKVLLGMKAPSHIEHGGRKGQSLGDEITSKD
- a CDS encoding response regulator, whose product is MAEDDEDHFLLAKDAFAEARAGVDLRWVRDGEELMDYLLRRGAYAADISVPRPHLILLDLNMPKKDGREALQEIKSNPGLRMIPVVVFTTSRNDEDILYTYSLGGSFIRKPVRFEQIVEVLRNLSRYWLETVEHPSRPESS
- a CDS encoding PAS domain S-box protein — encoded protein: MGLSLNFFWALLAAFLAGGLAGWWGFRRRAGRSSVADPRRLEDSERALSLLRATLDSTADGILVVDLSGRIVGFNKKFLEMWRIPEAIIGSRDDRAALAFVLDQLEDPEGFLQKVRDLYAHPEAESFDILHFKDGRIFERYSKPQMIESEAVGRVWSFRDVTELARTTASLEKLHRERTEEMSRINEELRREIAEHARAEEELKRSEKQYRDLVETSHDLIWSVDAQGRWTFLNRQATRSIYGYEPEEMLGRPFTDFESPEQARIDLETFQKVKQGQPFFKYETIHIRKDGRPVYLSYNAIVVRNDAGEVLGSTGTASDVTARRQAEQKLKESEERIRTIVDHALDAVVVIDAEGHIIYWNPQAEKIFGWSGLEAMGRKDTEILIPPRYRDLYLRIRRRFLRSGQEGMLNRRVETMARHADGHEFPVEITVSPLRWGENFLFSAFIRDITDRKRAEEEIRQKGLELARSNKELQDFAYVASHDLQEPLHKIIAFGDRLRTNAGEALGEKGLDSLERIQKAALRMRQLIDDLLQYARVTTRAKPFENVELEGVVKEVLGVLELRIAETGAEVEVGRLPAVQADRSQMLQLFQNILGNALKFHKPGEPPRVSVSGRMSEDGFAELEIRDRGIGIDAKFSEVIFKPFQRLHGRQEYEGTGMGLAICQKIVQRHGGEISVTSEPGAGSTFRLRLPKEPPGERS
- a CDS encoding response regulator, translated to MIPKTKRVLVIDDDPDILTLLKETLEANHFDCNTALSPQEGLDKAVDFKPHLILLDLMLPGMSGFGFMRELKKHKELAGTPIVVLTALSDEEIAEESLSLGAKGYLSKACNAKELVTMVQAYSD
- a CDS encoding tetratricopeptide repeat protein translates to MKRSLLGTLSIAICLYLCPAGLRADPAAFKRGYESFLQGDYGSAVAQLSSQAESKGPLRDYVLWALGKSRLETGDNEGGRKTLEALLRDEPGSLFADAAQVQIGRSLQAQGEAARAKEHLQKILPGLGEASRGEALYYLGLSKLSLKETEAGLADLKEVYLKYPTSPVADQALSQLTQASGGRTPTWGTAEYLPRAEAFFQAKSYTKALQVYEQIITGGEPGLRDLARVKKGECLFNLKRYGDAVLFLEPGPSVPVEIARGALLDLGMSRLRSQDEAGAVATFERVQRLYPGTPEGEEALYRAGMIAHQAGRLSEAAEVFRRLAQAYPQGNFRDKALWAAAWNAYRRGNWDESLQWLSSMEQGAADAATRGKALYWQARVQERQGKKSEAQATFAKAAQASPYSYYGFMALKKTKGPEPFPETPAVPPEWKAPPPAPRGAGDGKAGTHGDLHLRKAEALVPIGLGRLAPAEVEAALKQNEGHPAGLAALLEAGKKSSAYFIPVQFGQKYWDRFKGLFADAASAESYRNRLLYPYAYRGLIEKAAARFSVPPHLVVALMRQESGFMPWISSGANAQGLMQMIPSTAAGRAKALGIPPGNLFDPEYNIPLGTAELKAMLDRFGGNWALAFAGYNAGPGRARQWDESFGSLPIDEFVEEIPFSETNLYVKLVMRNYWSYKTLYP